CGTCAGCGGCGATGACTGGGCGGCGCTGCTGGAGTGAAGGCGGGCATTCTCGACCCGCTGGGTGCGCTCGCCGACTGGAAGGCTGCAGGCCTTGTCCACGGGCTCGACCTTGCCGGAAGGAACCTGAGCGGAGAGGTCTCCGGCTGCCGGCACTGGCGGTGCTTAACCTATCCTCCAAAACCTTCACCGCCGTGTTGCCGAAGTTCCTCTCGCCGTGATCGAGCCTCCGGGTGTTCAAGTCAGCCAGAACTCTTTCTCTGCTGGGTTCGCGGCTCGGCCTTCTTCCTCTTGTGCGAATTCTTCAACCCCGGGCTGGACATGGAAGATGGCACCCTGACATCTCGCCGGAGCTCGGCAACTTCGCCAACTGTCAGGCCACGGACTGAAGAACACCGAAGATTGCGAAACTTTTTCTGTCCATAACTGAAGAAACAAGACACTTCTCAGTGCGCGCTATCAGCAACTTCGATCATCCGTCCGATGAGGCTCCGACATCAGCTTAGCACTTTGTCGACAAGAGTCATAAAGCTCTCCCACTGGCCATCGTGCATCCAACGGCCAGCAAGGCTCGACTGTACTTGAATTCCGACAACAGATAGGGTAGCTCCATTTTACTTTTCAGTGTGTTTCCATCTACTTTTCACCTAATGTAAGGCTATAAGAGCCATGGATCTAGGAAGATGGAGACCATTATCTTGTACTCGggtataagagcaactccaatgggcgacccatttcgtccgcggccgtCCGTCTGGGTCGGCGCGGAGAAAAGGCGGCTCAACGCGTCGACCCAAACGAacgcgcgtccgtttttcgtccgcaGGCGACCCATTCCTGGCCTATTTTTgagcctgatttgcgtcggcgcggacacgcgacggacgcgcgcGCTCGCCTATACCTGTCCCCGGGCCCGTTGgtctgtggcacattggcctcccctctcccccccccccccccccctcggccaaCAAGCAACCGTCGCCCCGCCTCCTCCGtcaccgacgccgccgcccatttttgccggcgactcttccagctgccaccgcctccacatccgcccagcaacgccgccctgccccccgtcgcccgccgtcgccgtTTTGCCGCCGGGGAGCAAAACTGGttcccaccgccgcttcccccaccgcacagccgcccgcgaccaagaagacgcctcgccgcccccgccacatCCGACCGGCACACTCGTCAGACGCCGTCAcactcgtcggacgccggcagggcaACTAGCTGGTCTGTGGGTGCCGTGTCTCCgctcgccggccgtctccttcttcgacgcccgcaagctgttcgacagcttgccaaggtacgaaaatggactccgccgacgagttctttttccacaatttcctttgcgactccgacgatgaggaggagatattggctgccgtgttggtccatcaccacctcaacagccagtggccgttgttccgtggctccattccgggccaccttccagcgttgaatcgcaaccgagagagcgggcattttcttctctggaaggactacttttatacaacaaacccgttgttcaaacatcacaaattccgctaatacttggagcacgcagaaactatgggaggtgatgattgcttgtgtgatcatgcacaatatgatcgtagaagacgagcgcccggaacgtctgtatgatcaaggctttcagtttcagggtgagaatgttgtgcctgagcatgaagtagcggcaacatttgagcagttcactcagtttcatgaagacatgcgtgattgggaaactcacgtgcaactgcaaaatgatttggttgagcatatgtggactcatgctgacaaccaatagatgtatctttttttattcgtttgcaaaactatgtgaaacatttttatttttatttggcttgtaaaactatactatttatttgggcggCTAAACTATTTTGCTTGTTATATCATTTCACAATATGTTTGAATGCAAATCAACGTAAAattgggcggccagccggccacgcctgcacatatgggtcggcgcgttgggcgcgctgccgacccatATGAAAAACAGGGCAGACGCCGGGCGGAaggccgacccaaacgaacaaaaagcggacgaaatcgccgtccATTTGGGTTGGCCCGTTAGAGTtgctctaaccctagccgccataTTCTGGTTGGCGTGAAGGCGTACCTGAAATTTGTCCAAATTCCCTCACGATTTTCTCTCTAAGTTAGCTACTCTCTGATGTTTGTTCTGCTAGCTAGTTCTTCAGAGATAGCAGATCATGTCACCAACCTCCGGTACCTTGACCTTGCCATTGGCATCCTCGACAGTGTGATCGAGGGCAAGGTCCCACCGGAGTTCAGCAACGCCTTGTAGCTGGTCTTCCTCGACCTCTCCGACAACCTGGCACGATCCCCGCCAAAAGGTGGCGCGGCTGGGCAACCTCCAGCTACTTAACGTGTTGAAAATTATGATGGCGGTCTGCAACTCTACATACATGATACATCATACTTTGAGGCCAATTTACAAAGAATAATCAACATTGATTTATAGATAACAAATTAACTTCTTTTTCAATCGTGCCATGAATGATTGCTAGTTCAAAATAAATAAACGTTACAAATATCAAATACTCCTATCTTTTGTtctatctttttctttttcttttttgtgggGATCTTTTGTTCTATCTAGAACACTTCACTACGTTGCAAAAGTGCATACATCTATCTATGCTACAATAAGAGTCAATGATAATCTCCAAAAAGAAGGTTCCTTCATATAATTTTTTACTTAATTATAATTAGTAGTACTAATATACTACGCTAATTGGCTTATTTGGCCACGGCGGCACGGGGCCTTGAGAGTTGAGAGATATGGAGTAGCTAATTAAGCTATCCGTTGTTGTTTGGAGTAGCGGATCCCAAGAAGACGCCCCACTTGGGCTCGCCGATCTGCGCGCCGGCGGCCGgctggtccaccgtcgtcgtcctgTCGAGCCCTGCGCTGGCGACGGCGGGGACCCTGGGCTCCGCCGGCACCGACGACGGCTGGGCCGGCACCCTCGGCCTGACACGGAACGGGTTGAACAGCGAAGCCCACACGCTGAGCTGTTCCTGTCGGGTCACGCCGACGTACGGCGGCACGAGCGCCGGCATCCCCGGCCCGGCGAGCGCGGGCGGCGCGCCGGCCATCCACGGCATGGACGCGCCCACGGTCGCCGCAGGGAACTGGAACACCCCCGGGAACCGCAGGCCGCCGGTCAGCGCGGTCGGCAGCGGCAGGGGCAGCCACTTCCCGGCGCGGAGGGCCTCGTCCCCGCGCTCCCACGTGGCAGATCCATCCGGCGACGCCGCGGACACGTCCATCACCAtatccgcagccgccgccgccggtgccacGCCGGCAAAGCGGTGGTCCTCCAGCGGCCGGGCCGCGGCCACGCCGTGCGCGAAGAAGAGGCAGAGCGTCGCGGCGGCCGCAGCGACGAAGGCGCGGTGGCGGTCGACCATCGTGGGGGTCGATGGTACGTCACGCCACGTCGATCTCTTCGCCGGGGGTACGTCTTGGCCGTGGTGCTGCATTGCCGGGCTCTTCCAGGCCGTATATGTAGGAGCTCATGGGGAGGTTTAGGTACGGGGTTTGTGGTTGTACGCTACATACGCATACATGCAACGTTTGTTGGGGTGGGGAGCTGACTGCTCACcagtgttttttttttttttttgcgggtactgCTCACCAGTGCTTGAAGGTGTTAGCAATGGCGATGGAGGGAGAGAGAGGTTAGCTGATGGTTCGGTTGGGCCATGCTATGTTCGTGCTTGCAAGTTGCGagtgctccctccgttcctaaatactcttaTAAGACTTATATTAAgatctctaaaaaaacttatatttatgaACAGATGGAGTATTTATTTTGTTCTTTTTTTAAACACCATAAACCTCATAGGTGCAGAACCTGATGGAATTATACTGAACTGTAACAATTTGATATCCCtctataaacaaatataagaccgTTTAACATAGAACATTGCTTTTGCAGTTGTTTGCTGTAAAACATGCCGAATCAGATTAACTTGTTATATGCAGATTGCCTAGTTTACTTTCTGTTACGAGAGTTCAAGTTCGGATGTTCCTTCTTCCGCATAAATTTTCGTTTCTCATTGAGCAGTGAAGGACTGGGACTTGAAATTCCTGTATTAATTTATGCCAAATGCAAAGCCGTTCTTTGAGAAATACTTCAAAACTGGTTtaggctcctttgattcaaaggaattccaTAGGATTTTTTAAGGGTTAGAATTCTTGGGATTTTtacctacattggtcgtttgattcataggattgatcCTACGGGAATTTTTCCTATGGAATCATGTGTACTAGATTTCAttggaaatctagcatccactcctgTCTTTTTTTTTACTTCCTTTGCTTTTCCTGTGACATCAAACACTCTGTGTTAATCTTATGCGATTCAAGCGGACATGCCACTTTAATCCTTTATTTTTACTGTGGCGTCAAACACTGTGttaatcctacgaatcaaagaaggcctaaaggattggagtggcatgtccacttgaatcaCATAGGATTAACACGGAGTGTTTGATGCCACAAGAGAAACAAAGAAAGTGaaaaaagaggttggagtggatgctagattttcAATGAAATCTAGTACACATGATTCTATAGGAAAAATTTCCGTAGaatcaatcctatgaatcaaacgaccaatgtaggaaaaaaTCCCAAGGATTCggaggccttctttggttcatagggtaggaaaatcgtaggaataggaaagtcataggaaatgagatgacatgtatctcaaatcctatgagtaggaataggaaaggagatgccctttgattcacatcataggatttttttccattaagtctaggctaatgtttattttcctatgaaatgtgaaggataggaagaattccttaatagaaataggattccattcctacaaaccaaatggctctaaaggaatttttcctatagaaatcctatcctacaAAATTCTAtggaattcctttgaatcaaatgaGCCCTTATGTTTCTCATTCCTGTGTTTtgaaaatcctatgaatcaaaagaGGGCTTATGAAGCTGGTTGCTTGTGCATGTTTGCTAGCCACTCCTAGCACTAGCACGTTAAAGCGTCTTCGATAGCTGCCCTATTTGAGGCGCTAAATGGGAGCACTCTTCCTTGATATCATCGCAAATGCTATTTATATTATCACCTACTACAAGCCCGAACAAGCGCTCACCTACAAATGGTTTCTTCATGGTTGTGCCTTGCAACGATATCCCCTTCATTGAGGATGCCGTGACTGTGGAGGCCCGGTGGCTCAGGAACAGTCTCGTTTTGGTGAGTGATGTTGGACGCAACAATCAACGTTGAAACTGACCGCGCGTAGGTCATTGAATTGATGCAAAATGGCAGAAACTCGCTAAGAGGCAATCAACAAGGAATGCACATTCTTGTGTCACAATTTTAATCCAGTTAGTTTTTATCATTATCCTAGGGAAAGCAATATGGCGACGGATCTGCTGGCTATTAAATCAaagggctcgcaagctattgtttCGCCGTCTAAATCTCCTGATTTACTATTTTATGTGTTCTCAAACGATGTATCTTCGTTTTTGCATAAAATATAAACCACAATGATGCCATTACCTAAAAAAAAGTAAGCACGCACCTACAATGCTCCGAGGTAGGCTGACCCACTGACATTTTTCTAGCGGTTATTTTtctattggtggtggtggcctacgattgttttttctatttttttatagcGCTGGCTTTATCCTTTTTTTGTTTCCCTTTTTCCTTacatttttatttttctatttcttATTCGCATCtctctcccttttttcttttcttttatttttagttttttctatTTAACCTTTTGCTTTTCTTTTCATTTATACATCCGCATTTTATTATTGctgatttttctattttttctatgtATGTTTCTTTTCACTTTCTTTAAAAATCATGTTTTTTGTAACACGAAGAGTGATTTTTTTAATCAACCGTCCGATCAATTTTTTACATTTCAATGAATACTTCTTCAGTGTCATGAACAATTTCTGAATGGTACAATTAAATTTTGATAGCTCATAAACAGTTTCTACAAAATatgtaaaaaaaattaaatttCATGTGTCTTAAAtgtgcaaaaaaaattgaaaatcgtACGAAGATTTTGAAATTTTTCATGGGTACTTTAATAAAACACACGAGCACTTTTTGTAAGTAGCGTGCACACTTTTCTAAATACAAATCAGACATTTTTAAGATGTCGTGAACATTTTATCCAAAAAGCCACATGTATCTATAAATTGTCTTATTGTGTATTTCAGCAGTGTTCATCATGTATTTTCTAGATATGTGAATATCTCTAAAGAATGCATTAATACCTCTTAAATTTTGAAGTAACATTTTATATACATACAAACATTTTTGCCGCTCGTACCCGCTCGCTAAGAGCAAGATACACTGGGAGCTCCTATCTATTGCTAATTGTGATAGATTGctctggcgggctggcccatgtggCGCAATGCGTTGTAGCAAACACTCCTACTGTCTTTTGtttcttttcctctcttttttggtTTTTATTGTGGGATTctggaaaaacaaaaaaatgtgtATTTATTAAAAATATATGAATATCATTTTATAATTTAACTTTAAAAAGCACTTGGCCATTTTTTTAAAAGATGCAAGAAGATATAAACGCACCCCACAACATGGTACGTCTATATCTCACTTTTAGCATGTCACAGGGAGTGCTCGCCTGAGTCGTTCCCACATGAACCGGCCCACTACAGTAtgctagttttaaaaaaaaatctctTTTCTAATGTTGCTAGTTTCCCGCGTGGGGCTGTTTGGTTGGGCTTTTTCTCGGCTTTTGCACTTCGGCTTATGAGCGGCAAATAGGAGCTTTTTTGGCTTACAAACCAAACATTAAAAGCCATGAAAAAGCCCAATCAAACACCCCACCAGTCTACCAGCCGGGGAAAATTTATGGTGTAAGCACGTCCGCAACACACCTATATGGTGTAAATCATCAAAACGAACAAAACAATTATAAAACACGAAAACAACCAATAGGCGAGTAGGTTAGAGAATTATGGCAATGCGTACATGTAGCTGTACATGGtgtttttttttaaacggaggcaaaagatttgcctcatccattaattaagaagaagtTTAGAGTTGCTTTTACAACAGAAAAGCAAGATAAGATACATAGATTCTACTCTCGCGGCATGATGTTTCCCAAGTGTTTCGCGCcggcggcgatccaaagcctagcCTCATTCTTGATGTTACCAAAGATGATGGATGGTAGCGTCGATTTTTGTTGGAACACCCTAGCATTTCGCTCACACCAAATAGTCCAGCAAGATAGCATGGTGAGGGTTGCCATTGCCTTCCGATTTGCCACGTTTTTCTCGGACATGTTGATCCACCAATCCTTGATGGAGCGCTCGTCATTCCAGCGAGAAGTGTCCATGCCGTCTAGCCCAAGCCAGTCCTTGATCATGCCCCAAAGTCTCCTAGTGAAACGACACTTTGAAGAAGAGGTGATCCACCATTTCATTAGTCTGCTTGCAAAGAGGACATAAACCGCAATTTGGCCAAGCTCGCTTCTGGAGCCTATCCGCTGTTCAAAGTCGGTTTTGAGTTGCAAGCCATGCAAAAAATTTGACTTTTGGGGGCGCCCAGACCTTCCAGATCGGCTGGCCCATGGGTGATCGCGTGGCGCCAAGGAATTGAGCCTTATATGCCGAGGTCGCGGAGTAGTGACCACTTGTCATATGCTTCCATATAATGTCATCTTCGATTCCGTCCACAAGGTGAATATACCGAGAGCAAGCCCAAAGAGTCACAATTTGTGTAATGTGCTCCATTGTCCAGTCCATATGGGTAACCTAATTTTTTCAAGCCAAGCATCGCCATGCATGGCCTCTCGGACCTTCCACTTTTTCTCGAGGAGATGTCAAAAATGAGTGGTGCCAAGTCCAAGGGCGCCACCCCATTGATCCAAGGTGAATCCCAGAAAGGTGCACATGCCCCATTGCCAATGATGATGTGCGAAGACGCGTAGAAGAGAGCCTGGTCCATCTTGTCGCAAGGGTTGTCAAGGCCAACCCACATCTTAGTTGGGTCCTTCCATTCGAACCATAGCCATCTAAGTCGTAGCGCCCGCGCAAACTTGGTGAGGTCGATGACACCAAGGCCCCCAAGGTCGGTTGGGCGGCAAACATTGCGCCAATTCACTTTACACTTGGCCCCGGTGGCCTTGTCCGTGCCCGCCCAAAGGAAAGCCCTCTGGATCTTGTTATAGTTATGAAGTGTGCTGGCAGGAGGGTTGAGGGAGATGATGTGGTAGGTCAGCTGCGAAGTGAGGACTGACTTGACAAGAGCACATCGCCCCATGGTCGTAATGTTCTGCCCATCCCATGGCACAAGCCGTGCCGCCGCCTTATCTTCAAGGAATTGGAAGTCCCCTTTCCGAAGCTGCCAAACCGAAAGTGGTAGACCCAAATATTTGATGGGGAAGGCAACCTTGGCGGCCGGCAGGCTAGCAAGAATCGCATCTAGATCAATAGCCTCACAACGAATTGGGACAACCGAGCTCTTCTGAAAGTTGGTGCATAGGCCTGACACGTTGCCAAAGCAGGTGAGCACCTTTGAGAGGTTCTCAATATCTTCCTTGATaggggccatgaaaaccgccgcatCATCGGCGTAGAGGGAAGTGTAGAATATTGCCCTCTGTCCTCGAATCTTATGGAAGAGACCATGGGTGGTTGCAAGGTTGAGGATTTTCTGCAGCGGGTCAATCACGATGACAAATAGTAACGGTGAGATAGGGTCCCCCTGTCGAAGGCCGCATGCATGCAAGATCGGAGGACCGACCACTCCGTTGAGCAATATCCTTGAGGAGGACGTATGAAGCAAGGCGGTGATCCAGTTGCGAAACTTGGGTGGGAACCCTCTTCTCTGCAAAAGATCAATGATGTACTCCCATCGGACCGAGTCAAATGCCTTCCGGATGTCGAGCTTGAAGAGGAGTGAAGGCGTTTTACTTTTGTGCAGCTTGCGAGCAAGACCCCTCacatacatgaagttgtcgtgAATACTTCTCCTTTTGATGAAAGCACTTTGCGCATTGGAGATGAGCGAGTGCATGTGAGGGGCGAGGCGGTTGGCAAGCACCTTAGCGATGATCTTAGGAACGGCGTGGATAAGGCTTATAGATCTATAGTCAGAGATCCCTTCTGCTCCCTCCTTCTTGGGGAGAAGTACCACGTTCGCCAAGTTAAGCCACTTGAGGTTGGCCGTGTGGAGGGTGTCGAAACAGTGGATGACATTCATCAAGTCCACTTTGATGATGGGCCAACAGTGCTTGAAGAAGATGCCAGTGAAACCGTCCGGCCCCGGTCACTACCAGAATAACTGCTTGCGCCGACggcctcatctatgccgacggcccccgtcggcatagatggacctatgccgacggccaaggacaggccgtaggcgtagaaaagccgtcggcatacatccatctatgccgacggggccgtcggcatagacgtggCCGTCGGGACCGCTCGAGATATGCCTACGGGGACCGTCGGCA
This window of the Triticum aestivum cultivar Chinese Spring chromosome 5D, IWGSC CS RefSeq v2.1, whole genome shotgun sequence genome carries:
- the LOC123124328 gene encoding uncharacterized protein, with amino-acid sequence MQHHGQDVPPAKRSTWRDVPSTPTMVDRHRAFVAAAAATLCLFFAHGVAAARPLEDHRFAGVAPAAAAADMVMDVSAASPDGSATWERGDEALRAGKWLPLPLPTALTGGLRFPGVFQFPAATVGASMPWMAGAPPALAGPGMPALVPPYVGVTRQEQLSVWASLFNPFRVRPRVPAQPSSVPAEPRVPAVASAGLDRTTTVDQPAAGAQIGEPKWGVFLGSATPNNNG